In Bradyrhizobium sp. 195, the sequence ACTCTACGGCTTGCGTTACCCCCGAAGGATACCCCTCATCCGGCGCCATAGCCGAAGCTTCGCTTCGGCGTTCTCAATAACGGCGGCCGAAGGCCGCCTATGCCACCTTCTTCCGCAAGGGGAAAAGGAAGTGCACCGTCACCGCTAACTCTATTCCCCCCACACCCGCGCCAGGGTCGCGAGCCAGCAGCCTTCGCAGTAGCGCGCGTCCTTGTAGTCGATCCAATTGTGGGCATAGACGCGCTCGAGCGGGATGCCGTAGCGCGCGCGCAGCAGCTTGACGAGGATCTTCCACGTCGCGACCTGCGCCTCCGTGGGGCCTGCCGCGACATCGGGATAGTTGCCTGCGAACTCGACGCCGATCGAGTTGTCGCGCACGACCTGGCGGTAGGTCGAGCTGTTGTCGATGTACTTGTTGTCGTTGCGGTTGGCGCCGTCGCCATGGGTCGGCACCAGGTTTTCCGCGACCGCCCAATAGACCGTGCCGTCGGTCTCGACCCACACCGTGACGCCGCGCCGCGTCGGGGCCTTCGCTTGCGCTTGCGCGCCGCCGCGCGCCGAGCCCGCCGGCCCTTCGGTCTGGTGCACGATGATGTTGCGCCAGGGTTTTGCGTCGCGGACGTCGCCCCATGGCGCCAACCAGACCATCTTCAGGCCGGGGATGTCGGGCGTGCCGGTGGCGCGCGCGAGCTTTGCCAGTTCGGCATCCTCGGCAATGGCGGGGACGATCAGACAGAGAGCGGCGAGAACGGCTACGAGCAGGCGAGATATCATCATCCGGATCCGATCACGGACGCTGGTCTAGCACGGCTCTAGGCGAATTTTGCGCGCGCCCTCGTGAGAATCGACCGGCTCGGGCGAGAGCGGCGGCGCCGGATCGTAGACGGCAAAGTCGTTCTTGCCGTTCTTCTTGGCGGCGTAGAGCGCGTGGTCGGCGTTGGCCATCAGGCGGTCCGGGAATGAGCCAATGCCGCGATCCCATTGCGCGACGCCGATCGAGATCGCGATCGGGATCTCGTCGCCGGTGCAGGCCTCGGCATCCTGACGGCAGACCTCGAGCACACGGCGGGCGATCGCGGCGGCCTCGCGCAAGGACGAGGACGGCAGCACGACGCAGAACTCGTCGCCGCCGGTGCGGGCGAGCATGTCGCCGGGCCGCAGGCGCGTCTGCGCCATCAGGGTGAAGTGCTTCAGGCAGGTATCGCCGGCGGCATGGCCGTGGGTGTCGTTGATGGTCTTGAAGCCGTCGAGATCGATCACCAGCAGCGAGAACGGCGCACCATTGCGCTCGGAGCGGGCGCATTCCTCGGTCAGGCGCTGCAGCAGATGCCGCCGGTTGGCGACGCCGGTGAGATCGTCGAGCAGAGCGAGGTCGGCAACCTCGCCCCGCAGGCGGTCCATCGCCATCAGCAGAAAGCCGAAATTGAGCGTCATCGACAGAAACAGCAGCCCCAGCACCATGACGGCATGGGCCTGGCCGCCGGCCCGTGCCGAGAGATCGTGGCCGAGCAGATTGCCCACCGTGCGGGCAACAAGGATCGCGAGGATGGTGAGAATGACGATGCTGGACAGTCGTGCGCCCGGGCTGACGCGGCCCTCCGGCGGCGACAGCAGCAGATGCAGCGCCAGCGCCAGCGGCAAGGCCTGACCGAGCGTGTAGCTGAGCATGCGCATCTGCATGTGATCGAAGCCGACCATGAAGACCACGACGCCGGCAAGGCTCAAGCCTCCCGTCGCCGTCATCAGGCGCCATGAGACCGGCCGGTCATAGAAGCGCTGAATGCCCATGGCGGCGAGGCAGCTCGCGGCGATCACACCGGCTGCGCCGAGCAGAAGCGGCAAGGGAGACGCGACGAACAGGCGGACCAGCGCCGTCATCGCCCCGATCGCGCCGACAAACGACGACGCCATCCAGAAGCGCGCGGCGGCGAATTTCGGATAGGACCGCGTCACGTAGGCCCAAATCACGCCGAGCGCCAGGAAGTTGACGACGAAGACGGTCCACAATGTCGGTACGTTCAGCATGGCGCGTGCGGCACGCGCAGCGTTGCGCTCCCCGTCCCTGCCAGCCGTCCGTCCATGACCCATCCCCGTTTTCTTGCGGAGAAGATGCCGCCGGTGCGCTTAACGGAGTCTCACCGCGATCTGCCAAAACGCGCCTTTGGTTTTGGATTCATGAACGGCGAAGGGCGATTGTCGGATCGTTAGGGATGTCGGCGGCGACGGCGCTTCGATGCCGCGATGCGGATTCGCGCACCAAAATCACCCGAAAATGCATCTGAGCTGTGGATAACGCGATGACACCGATGTGACAGCGCGGGGCAGAGACCTGCGAATCTGCTGAGTTTGTCGTCGAGGATGTTGCGAGGCTGGCCCTCCGCCGAGCATCCCTCGTGTCGCGTTCCACCATTAACCCTTAAGAGGATCCTATGGCTAAGAAAGCGAAGAAGGCGGCGAAGAAGAAGGCGAAGAAGGCCAAGAAGGCGAAGAAGAAGTAACGAGGCTTCTTTTTCTTTGCCCGGGTGGAGCCTCGCTCCGCCCGGGCGTCGGGAAGGATCGAACGAGTTTGAAGACGGCGGGCGCAAGGCCCGCTTTTTTATTGGGTGGCGTTGAAGACGTGGACACTCTTGCAGCGTCATGACCGGGCTTGACCCGGGCATGACGATTTCGAGAGGTGAAGGGAAATTACCTTTCCGCGAACGCCAGCTTGGCGCCGAGCGCCGCAAAGCCGGCGGCGAAGCTGCGGCGCAGCCAGGCCATGACGCCGGGACGGGAGATGACGCGCTCGCGCACGGAGGCGGCGCAGAGGCCGTAGACGACGAACACCGCAAACGTCATCGCCATGAAGGCGCCGCTCAATTCCAGCATGCGCGCCAGCACATGGGCCTCGTCCGCGGCGATGAACTGCGGCAGGAAGGCGAGAAAGAAGATCGACAGCTTTGGATTGAGGATGTTGATGAGGAAGCCGGTGACGATGACGCGGTGGGCCGACCGCTCCTTGATCTCGCCGCCAACCGCCAGCGTCCCAGTCTCGCGCAGCGCCTGCCAGGACATGTAGAGCAGATAGGCGACACCGCACCATTTCAACGCGGCGAAGGCGAGTGCGCTGGTGTGGAGCACCGCGGCAAGGCCGAGCATCGCAGCACACATGTGCGGCACGATCCCGAGCGTGCAGCCGAACGCCGCGGCGACGCTGGCGCGCGAGCCACGGGTGAGCGCCGCGGCCAGCGTGTAGAGCACGCCGGTGCCGGGCGAAGCGACGACGATGAGCGAGGTGAGCAGGAAGGACCAGGACATCGGCGGACCTTATCAGCCCTCCTCGCGACGAGGAAGCCGGGCCGGGTCCACGGGATGACGGGGAAGAACCGCCTACCACCGCAAAGCGGCGGTTATCCGTCACCCTGAGGTGCTCGCCTCTTCGGCGAGCCTCGAAGGGCGACGGCCCGGCTGTAGCCGCATCCCGGACGCTCATCCTTCGAGGCTCCCGATGGGGCGCTACGCGCCCCATCACTCGCACCTCAGGATGACGGGCGGAGATCGGAATTGCGTGGTTGCAAACTGAAGGGCTCCCCTCAGGACAGCTGCGCGATCTCGGCCTCGCGCAGAACGTCGAGCGGCGCCCAGGGTTTGGCCCAGAACTTGGCGCCTGCGGGCAAGGCCTGCATCAGGGGGCGGCCGGAAGTGACGACGATGTCGAGCCTGGGATTGCGGTCCTTGGCGACGTGAGCGAGCTCGACGCCGTTCATGCGGCCGGCGAGCTGGACGTCGGTCAGCATCAGGCAGAGCGCGCCGGCGCTCTTGTCGAGGACGCGCTCGGCGGCCTCGGCGCTCTCGCACTGGATGACCTGGTAACCGCTCTCTTCCAGCAGAAGACTCAGCATCTCCCGCTGCATGACGTCATCCTCAACGATCAGCGCTGTCGCACGAAATGGCTGTGCTTGTCCCATCAGCGTCTCCCAATGCTTGCTTGCGTAACGTATGTTAAGGAGCCAATTCGCTCTCGGTTCGGTTCCATTCTGAAAAAATGTAAATCATAGTTCCATCGACGAGGGCTTGACGGGGGACATCATGACTGCGATTCGCGGCGCCGCCGCCATCACGGGGGCGGCCAGCGGCATCGGCCGCGCGCTGGCCATCGAG encodes:
- a CDS encoding peptidoglycan recognition protein family protein, which translates into the protein MMISRLLVAVLAALCLIVPAIAEDAELAKLARATGTPDIPGLKMVWLAPWGDVRDAKPWRNIIVHQTEGPAGSARGGAQAQAKAPTRRGVTVWVETDGTVYWAVAENLVPTHGDGANRNDNKYIDNSSTYRQVVRDNSIGVEFAGNYPDVAAGPTEAQVATWKILVKLLRARYGIPLERVYAHNWIDYKDARYCEGCWLATLARVWGE
- a CDS encoding GGDEF domain-containing protein, which translates into the protein MLNVPTLWTVFVVNFLALGVIWAYVTRSYPKFAAARFWMASSFVGAIGAMTALVRLFVASPLPLLLGAAGVIAASCLAAMGIQRFYDRPVSWRLMTATGGLSLAGVVVFMVGFDHMQMRMLSYTLGQALPLALALHLLLSPPEGRVSPGARLSSIVILTILAILVARTVGNLLGHDLSARAGGQAHAVMVLGLLFLSMTLNFGFLLMAMDRLRGEVADLALLDDLTGVANRRHLLQRLTEECARSERNGAPFSLLVIDLDGFKTINDTHGHAAGDTCLKHFTLMAQTRLRPGDMLARTGGDEFCVVLPSSSLREAAAIARRVLEVCRQDAEACTGDEIPIAISIGVAQWDRGIGSFPDRLMANADHALYAAKKNGKNDFAVYDPAPPLSPEPVDSHEGARKIRLEPC
- a CDS encoding LysE family translocator, coding for MSWSFLLTSLIVVASPGTGVLYTLAAALTRGSRASVAAAFGCTLGIVPHMCAAMLGLAAVLHTSALAFAALKWCGVAYLLYMSWQALRETGTLAVGGEIKERSAHRVIVTGFLINILNPKLSIFFLAFLPQFIAADEAHVLARMLELSGAFMAMTFAVFVVYGLCAASVRERVISRPGVMAWLRRSFAAGFAALGAKLAFAER
- a CDS encoding response regulator yields the protein MGQAQPFRATALIVEDDVMQREMLSLLLEESGYQVIQCESAEAAERVLDKSAGALCLMLTDVQLAGRMNGVELAHVAKDRNPRLDIVVTSGRPLMQALPAGAKFWAKPWAPLDVLREAEIAQLS